The nucleotide sequence ATGACGTTGCGGGCAAACGAGATCTGTGGAGACAAAGACGAGACGCGATGCCAAGCGGGTAGCGCAGGCCGTCTCGGAAATGTCTTGTCCATCTTTGCGTTCGGTCATGGCGTACTTCGAAGCTGGTCGGTGGCTTGGGAATGCCACTGCGCGCGCGCTTGCACGGTTCGCGCAACGCGTTGAATGATCGGCTCGTGACCAAGCGTGAAGATCATGGTGTGAATCGCTGGGAGCTGCTGGTCTGCTCGGTGACCGGTCATGCCACCTACGCACCCGATGACCGGGCACTGGCGGACCGGCTCAGCGCCGACACCGAGTTGGGTGAAGTGTGGCGCTGTCTGCGCTGTGGTGACTTCACGCTCGGTGCGCCGCGTGGCCGCGGGCATCCGGAAGACGCGCCGTTGATCATGCGTGGCAAGGCGCTGCGTCAGGCCATCATCATTCGCACGTTGGCGGTCGAACGCCTGTTTCGGGCGATGGTGCTCGGGCTTGCGGCGTGGGCGGTATGGGAGTTTCGCGGCGCGCGGGGAGCCATTCAGACAACCCTTGATCGGGATTTGCCGATCTTTCGCGCCGCCGGGTTCAAGGTCGATCAGATGTTCGTCGTTCAGGAACTGGAAAAGGCGCTGGCCGCAAAGCCATCGACGCTCGCGTTGATCACCTTCATGCTCGCCGCCTACGCCGTCCTGCAGGTGGTCGAGGGGGTGGGCCTGTGGCTGCTCAAACGCTGGGGCGAGTACTTCGCGGTGGTGGCAACCTCGGTCTTCCTGCCGCTGGAGATCCACGACCTGGCCAGGGGGATCACCATGACCCGGGTGGTCACCTTCAGCATCAATGTGGCCGCCGTGCTGTACCTGCTGATCTCCAAGCGGCTGTTCGGTCTGCGCGGTGGGCGCAAGGCCTATGACGAGGAACTGCATGGTGAGCAGCTGCTGGACCTGGAGCGCGCCGCCATGGTGACATGACGGACCGGCTCGGCGCGGCGACGCTCAGGCCCGGATCTGCTTGGACTGGATGAATATCCCCTCGGCTTCCACCGTTATGCCGCTTTCGTCGGCGATGTGGCCGACCGAGAACGTCTTGACCCCTTCGATACGTTCAACGCGGCCCTCGGCGCGTAGCGGCCGTCCGAGCACGGTGCCGCGCCGGTAGCGCAAGGTCAGCGTCCCGGTATAGGCGGGGCGGCGCGGCAGATGGGCCGTCGCGCCCAGCACATGATCGAGGATCATCGAGCACACGCCGCCGTGCACATGGCCTGGCGGCCCCTCGTAAGCCGCGCCCAAGGTGAACTCCGACCACACCAGTCCGTCGGGTTCGTGATGGATCGACAACGGTGGTGCGACCGGGTTGCGCACACCCACCACAACATTGCCCCACGCGACGGTCTCACCCTCCGGAGTCAGCTGGACGCCGAACCCTCCCGGGTGCAGCGCGTCACTCAATTCCTCGGCAGCACTGTCGATTTTGGCCATGGAAGCGGTGACCGTCGCCGGATCCGCCTGGGTGCGGATGCTGACGTCGATGAGGCGACGGATCGATGCGGTCAGTGGCCCGTAGACCGACTCGAGCAGGTCGAAATCGGTGCCAGGCCATTCGTCGGGCATCCTCGCAACCTAACAGCGCTGCGGGGCCGGCGAGCAGGCATACTGCGCTCAGCAACGAACGGAGGTCGGTATGGGGACCTATGCGATCACGGGATCGGCGTCTGGGATGGGAAATGCGACCGCGAGTCGGCTTCGGGAAGCGGGCCATCGGGTGATCGGCGTCGACCTCGATGGCGCCGACGTCGTCGCCGATCTGTCGACACGGCAGGGCCGGTTACGGGCCGCAAGCGACGTCATTGCGGCCTGTGACGGCAGGCTCGATGGCGCGGTGCTGGCCGCGGGATTGGGGCCGAGTCCGGGCCCGGGCCGGCTGCATCGCATCGCCCAGGTCAATTACCTGGGTGTGGTGGAGCTATTGCAGGCGTGGCGGCCCGCTCTAGCTGCCGCCGAACGGGCCAAAGCGGTTGTGATCGCGAGCAATTCGACGACGACTGTTCCGATGGTGCCGCGGCGCAGCGTGCGGGCGCTGCTCGACCATGATGCCGACAAGGCGGTGCGCGCGGTGCGGTTGTTCGGTAGAGCCGCGCCTTCGCTGATGTATGCGGCGTCGAAAATCGCGGTGAGCCATTGGGTTCGGCGCCAGGCGGTGCTGCCGGAGTGGGCCGGATCGGGGGTGCGGCTCAACGCTCTGGCGCCCGGCGCGATCATGACGCCGCTGCTGGCCGAACAGCTGTCGGACCCGACTCAGGCCAAGGCCGTCCGGTCGTTCCCGATCCCGGTCGGTGGATTCGGCGAGGTCACCCACATGGCCGACTGGATATGTTTCATGCTTAGCGACTCTGCGGATTTCCTCTGCGGCAGTGTGGTGTTCGTGGATGGCGGTTCCGACGCGTACTTTCGCGCCGACGACTGGCCGAGGCCGGTCCCGGCCCGCCGGCTGCCCGGCTACCTGCTGAAGTTCCGGCGAGGCTCCCGCACCACAGTTCGCTGACATCCGTCATTGACAGGTGTCAGTTAATGCTCGTACGGTATCGGTGTGGGCTCGACCGCGTCGACTACCGCGCCGCACTCGCCGCAGCAAAAGGTGCGCGCGGCTCAGCGGCTGCGCACCCGGGCGCGGGTATTCGATGCCGCGGTCGCCGAGATAGGTCGGCGCGGATTAGCCGGCGCGGATGTGGCGGCGATCGCCGCGGCGGCCGGGGTGGCACGGGGGACGTTCTACTTCCACTTCCCCACCAAGGAGCACGTCTTGGTGGAGTTGGAGCGCGCCGAGGAACTCGCCATTGTGGCAAAGCTGCGCGATCCAACCACCGATTCCACCGACCTGGTATCGGTATTGAGTTCGCTGGCGCACCAGGTGGTTGCCGTCGAGCGACGGCTGGGCCCGCTTGTGTTCCGGGACATGCTCGGATTGCACTTTGCCCCAACCCGGCCGGTCGAGGACCAGCTGGGCGAACACCCGTTGGCCGAATTCGTCATTGAGACGATCGCGCAGGCGCAGCGGGCGGATCGGGTCCCACCGGATGCCGACGCGGGTGAGCTGGGGGTGATCTTCCTGACCGGTTTGTTCGCGTTGCTGGCCACCGGCGCGACGACCCCGGACGCGCGGACCGCGTTACTGAACCGCTTTGTAACGACCGTTGTTCACGGAATGGAGGCACGATGAGCAGTTCAGGTATCGAGGGCTACCGCGAATATCTGGCCCGACGCGACGGCGAGGCGGACCTGTTGCATCGCCGGCTTGCCACCCGGGAAGAGTTCTTTGCAGCGCTAGTAGCCGAGCCCATTCGCTCGGCGCGCCACGTCGATCGGCAGGTGTTCCTGCGCAACCTGCGGCGGCGTCGACCCGAGCCGGGACTCGACCGGGCGATGTTGTTCTTGCTGGCCACCGCCAAGCTGAACCAGGCTGAGCGGTTTGGGGTGAACCTGGGCGAAACCTACGGAGTCAACAGCGGTGCCGACCTGCCGCCGGAGCGGGTCTACGTCGAACTCGAGGAGCACTATCACACTCGGCTGCTGGCGTACGTGCTGGACATGTTTGGTCTGCCGTTCCAGGTGATTGCGCCACCGTTGCTGGTGCGCCAGTTCGTCAAGATGAGCGTGTTCCTGCCGGATCGACTCGCATTCCCAATCGTGGGCGCGGGCGAGATGGCGGGTTGCATCATGTTCGACGAGCTGCGACGCGCCGGAGTCGAACTGTTCGCCGACGAACCGGCGGTGGCGGCCCGGATCGAGCGCCTCTACAGCGAGATACTCACCGACGAATTGGGCCACGTCGGCTACTGCGCGGCAAGCTGCAACGCCGCGGGCCGGGCCACGATGCGCCGGCTGTACCCCGTTGTCGGACGGTTCTTCGCTCGCCAGACCTACGAGATAAGTCTGCTCGTCGATGTGGCGAAGTTTCGGGCCCGCCTGGACCGGCCGTTCGACGTCGACGAGCTCGCCGCCGGCCTGACAAACGAAACCTTTGTAGCCGCGCTGCCCTGATCGACCGGCCGAGCCCGCTTTGGCCTGTCGCTACAATCGCGGTCAGGTTTTTGGGCCACCGGTGGAGTTGGCCGGCGATGGGAGATTGACTTGCAGGGCAACGGTTCACGGTGACGATAGGTGTTATCTGCGCGATCCCGCAGGAATTGGCCTATCTGCGCACCAATCTGGTCGCCGCCGATCAACAGGAGATCGCCCAAATTTGTTTCTATGCCGGTCAACTGGGGGATCGGCGGGTGGTGCTGACCGCGGCCGGAATGGGCAAAGTAAACGCCGGCCTGGTCGCCACCCTGCTAGCGGACCGATTCGATTGTCACACCGTGATTTTCACCGGGGTCGCCGGAGGACTGGACCCGGCGTTGTCCATCGGCGACATAGTTATCGCCGATCGCGTGGTGCAGCACGATTGCGGGTTGCTCACCGATGACGGACTGCAGCCCTACCAGCCCGGCCACGTCCCGTTCATCAAACCCACCGAACAGCTGGGCTATCGGGTGGAACCGGAACTGCTGGATCGGGTCAAACACCGCCTCGAGGACTTCACCCTGCCAGCGCTGTCGGCCGCCGCCGGGGGCGGAGCCCGCCCACCGCGGATCAACTACGGAACCATCCTCACCGGCGACCAGTATCTGCATTCCGCGCGCACCCGGGACCAGCTCTACAACGACTTTGCCGGCATGGCCATCGAGATGGAAGGCGGTGCGCTGGCTCAAGTATGCGAGTCCTTTGCCATCCCCTGGCTGGTCATCCGCGCGCTCTCCGACCTCGCCGGCGCCGGTTCCGGGCTGGATTTCAATCGGTTCGTCGACGAGGTTTCGGTCAGCTCGGCCCGGATATTGCTGCACCTGCTGTCGGTGGTGGACTGAACCATCCGCGGGTGCGGCTCGGCGCGGGTGGTGCCCGTCGCGACACATAACTGATGTACAGGAAACGCCGCGGCTCGTCGCAGTGACGTATATCTGGGCGCTCGCACATAAGAGGTCTGCCCGAAGGCAGATCCCCGTCTTCTGACGGTGGGTCAAGCAGGCCCTTGCGGGCCTCGCCCAAAAATGGGCTTACTGCACTTCGGACAGACCACCAGGTTGCCCTGGTAGCAACCAGTATTTCAGCGAAACACCGGCGCGTCGATGGCCAAAGGTCCCCACCAGGATCGGCCCAAAGTCACCTCACCGATTGCCAGCCGCGGTACCCGCGCCGAGCCGGCGCAGTGTTTGGATGGGTAGGTGGTTGATACCGACGCCCCGCTGCCCGACCGCTCCGAACGTGTGGTGAGTGCCACCCGCGAAATTGCGGCCGGCGCGGCGCAAATATTCGAGCTGATCGCCGACCCGTCTCGCCAGCCCGACTGGGACGGCAACGACAATCTTGCCCACTGTGCCGCGGGACAACGGGTACACCAGGTCGGCGATGTCTTCCGCATGACGCTGACCCTGGGCAGCGTGCGCGAGAACCACATCGTCGAGTTCACCGAAGCCCGGTTGATCGCCTGGCGCCCATCAGAACTCGGAAAAACGCCGCCCGGCCATCTTTGGCGCTGGGAGCTCACCCCGATCAGCGATACCCGCACCCTGGTCACCCACACATACGACTGGACGGAGCTGTCCGACCCGGCGCGGTTCCCCCGGGCGCGGGCCACCACCACCGTGCAGCTGCGCGCTTCGCTGGACCGCCTCGCGGGGCACGCCGAGGCCGCTGCGGCCGGCGACTGATCACCGGGCCACCACCGGGAACCCCGGCCGGGAAGTGCCCCGAGTCGGCCCAGTTGCCGCGGCTTTCCCTATCCGGCCCAGTGGGCCGGTACGGTCACCCTATGGCTCTCCCACCACCAGGAAAAGACCGCGCCGCCATCGTCACCGGCGCCTCGTCGGGCATCGGCGAGGAATTCGCCCGGATCCTTTCCCAGCGTGGCTACCAGGTGGTGTTGGTGGCCCGCAGTGCCGACCGCCTCGAAGCCCTCGCGGGACGGTTGGGTTCGGATACCCACCCGCTGCCCGCCGATCTGTCTGTGCGCAGCGACCGCGCCGGCCTGGTCGACCGGGTGGCGGCGCTGGGCCTGGTGCCCGACATCCTGATCAACAACGCGGGGCTGTCGACGCTGGGTCCGGTGGCGAAATCGGTTCCCGAACAGGAACTCAACCTGGTCGAGGTCGATGTGGCCGCGGTGGTCGACCTGTGTAGCCGGTTTCTGCCGGCCATGGTCGAACGCGGGCGAGGCGCGGTGCTCAACGTGGCGTCGGTGGCCGGATTCGCCCCCCTGCCCGGGCAGGCGGCCTACGGCGCGGCCAAGGCGTTCGTGTTGTCCTACACCCATAGCCTGCGCGGCGAACTGCACGGCAGCGGTGTTTCGGTGACGGCGCTGAGCCCGGGACCGGTGGACACCAGCTTCGGCGACGTCGCCGGGTTCACCAAGCAGGAAACCGAGAGCTTGCCCAAGATCATGTGGAAGTCCGTCGATCAGGTGGCGCAGGCCGGAATCGACGGTTTGGCAGCCGGCAAGGCCGTCGTCGTCCCCGGTCTTGCCAACCGCATCTCGGCCGAACTGATCCGGGTAACGCCACCGGATTGGATGGGCTCGATCATGGCCCGCATCCACCCCGCCATGAAGCGCCAGTGAGCGCAGCGCAATGAGTTGTCCTCGAGTTGTGCTTCGGTAGCGTGCGGGCGGGGCGCCCACTTTCGATAGGGTGAAGACCGCGTGAGTACCACACAGTCAGTGCCCGGCCAGACCGGCACCACTGCGGCCGAACGGCCATTTGTCGCCAGGATGATCCGCACCCTCGCGGTGCCGATCATCCTGTTCTGGTTGGCGGTGGTGGTCCTGCTCAGCGTGTTCGTCCCGTCACTGGAAGTGGTCGGACAAGAGCGCTCGGTGTCGCTGAGCCCCACCGACGCGCCGTCGGTCGTGGCCCTCAACCGCATCGGCCACGTCTTCAACGAAGGCGAAACCGACAGCGTGGCCATGATCATCCTGGAGGGCGACAAGCCCCTCGGCGACGATGCCCACAAGTTCTACGACGGGCTGATCCGCAAGCTGCGCGCCGACAAGAAGCATGTGCTGAGCATCCAGGACTTCTGGGGGGATCCGCTGACGGCGGCGGGCGCCCAGAGCAATGACGGCATGGCGGCCACTGTCCAGGTGAGCCTGGCCGGCAAGCAAGGTGAGCTGCTGGCCAACGAATCCGTCGAGGCGGTCCGCAAGATCGTTGACGCCACCCCGGCCCCACCCGGGGTGAAGGCCTACGTCACCGGTGGGCCGGCGATGGCCGCGGATCTGCACAAGAGCGGCGACCGATCCATGGCCAAGATCACCCTGACCACGGTCGCGGTGATCCTGATCATGCTGCTGTTTGTATATCGATCCCCCGTCACGGTGTTCCTGCTGCTCGTCACGGTGGGCCTGGAACTGACCGCGGCGCGCGGGGCCGTCGCGCTGCTCGGCCACAGCGGACTCATCGGGCTCTCCACCTTTGCGGTCAGCCTGCTCACGTCACTGGCGATCGCCGCCGGAACCGACTACGGGATATTCATCGTCGGTCGCTACCAGGAGGCCCGCCAGGCCGGTGAAGACCGCGAATCGGCCTTCTACACCATGTACCGCGGCACCGCCCATGTCATCCTGGGCTCCGGTCTGACCATCTCCGCGGCAACGTTTTGCCTGAGCTTCACCCGGATGCCCTATTTCCAGACGTTGGGCATCCCCTGTTCGGTGGGGATGCTGGTGGCCCTGCTCGTCGCATTGACGTTGGCGCCGGCCGTCCTTGTCGTCGGCGGCCGGTTCGGCGCGTTCGACCCCAAGCGGGTGCTGCAGGTACGCGGCTGGCGGCGGGTCGGCACGGCCATCGTGCGCTGGCCGCTGCCCATTCTCGCCGTCACGTGCGCCGTCGCGCTGGTCGGCCTGATCACCCTGCCCGGCTACCGGCCCAGCTACAACGACCGGGCCTACCTGCCCAGCTTCATCCCCGCCAATCAGGGCCTCGCGGTCGCGGACCGCCACTTCTCCCAGGCACGGATCAACCCGGAGATCCTGATGATCGAGTCGGATCACGACATGCGCAACCCCACCGACTTTCTGGTGCTGGACAAGCTGGCCAAGGGCATATTCCGGGTTCCGGGCATCTCCCGCGTGCAGGCCATCACCAGGCCCTCCGGAACAACCATGGACCACACCACCATCCCGTTTCGGCTCAGCATGCAAAACGCCGGTCAGGTGCAGTCGTTGCACTACCAACGCGCGCGGATGAATGACCTACTGACCCAGGCCGACGAGATGGCCAAGACGATCGCGCTGACCAGGCGCATGTACGAGCTGTCGTCGCAGCTGGCCGACAACACCCACCGGATGGTCGGCGACACCATCGAGATGCAGCAGATCACCAACGAACTGCGGGACAAAATCGCGGATTTCGACGACTTCTGGCGTCCGATCCGCAGTTACCTCTACTGGGAGAAGCACTGCTACGACATCCCGAACTGCTGGACATTCCGGTCCCTCTTCGACGCACTGGACGGTCTGGACCAGATCGACGAGAAACTCGACGTGATGGTCGGTGACCTCGAGAACGTGGACCGGCTGATGCCGCAGATGACCGAGACGTTCCCGCCGATGATCGAATCCATGGAACACATCCGGACCATGATGCTGACCATGCACAGCACCATGTCGGGCATGGTCGACCAGATGACCGAGCTCAGCGAGAACGCCAACGCGATGGGCAAGGCGTTCGATACCGCCAAGAACGACGACTCGTTCTACCTGCCGCCAGAAGTGTTCGAGAACGCGGACTTCAAACGTGCGATGGGAAGCTTCCTGTCGCCGGACGGGCACGCGGCCCGCTTCATCATCTTGCACCGCAGCGACCCCGCCTCGGCCAGCGGCATCGCCAGTATCGACAAGATCCGCACCGCGGCCGAGGAGTCACTCAAGGGGACTCCGTTGGAGAACGCCACCATTTACCTGGCCGGGGTGGGCGCCATCTTCAAGGACGTCTCCGAGGGCGCGAAATGGGATCTTCTGATCGCCGGAATCGCTTCGCTCTGCCTCATTTTCGTCATCATGCTGATCCTCACCCGCGCGCTGGTGGCCGCCGGCGTGATCGTGGGCACGGTCGCGATTTCACTTGGCGCCTCGTTCGGATTGTCGGTATTGCTGTGGCAACACATCATCGGCATGCCGTTGCACTGGCTGGTGATCGCGATGTCAGTCATCGTGCTGCTGGCCGTGGGGTCGGACTACAACCTGTTGCTGGTCTCCCGGTTCAAACAGGAAATCCCCGCCGGCATCAATACCGGAATCATCCGATCCATGGGCGGCACCGGCAAGGTCGTGACCAACGCCGGACTGGTGTTCGCGTTCACCATGGCATCCATGGTGGTCAGTGACGTGCGGATGATCGGACAGGTGGGCACCACCATCGGTCTGGGGCTGCTGTTCGACACCTTGGTGGTGCGGGCGTTCATGACCCCGGCCATTGCTGCGCTGTTGGGTCGGTGGTTCTGGTGGCCGCTGCGGGTGCGCTCACGACCTGACCGCAGAGCCATCCAGCGAACCGCCGAGAGCGACACCGAGCCGGCGCCGGTGGAGAGTGCCCCGGCCACCGCCGGGAGCTAGATCGCCGGGACTCGGGGGAGGGCTAGGCCAGTGCGGGTCTTGGCGGCTGTGCGCACCCTTGCTCCAGCAAGGCCCGCAGCGCCGGTGGCGGTGCGGCGATCTCGGCGACGGTTCCGACTTGCAGGGGGATGCTCGGGTAACTGTCCAGGTATTGCGAGTAGGAGCGCGCACCCAACCTCATACCGAGGCTGACCCACGCGTCGACCACCGACCACCGTTGCGGATTTCTTCTCGCCCAGTCGCTTTGGTCCAGCCGGTGCTTCCACTCGGCGGCGTCGATTTCATCGAGTGCATAGCCGCCGAGAAGTTCCCGGTATTGCACCGCCGCGCCGCGCACGACGGTGATTCCGTGACCCAGCCCGGCGGCGCCCGAGAATTGCGGCAACAGCCCCAAAATCGCCTGCGCGGCGGCTCGGCCAGTAGTGACCTCTTCGGTCAAAGTCAGGGTCGGGAAGGCACGCAATGCCATACAGGCGTCGACCACCGAAACCAGGATGTCGGCGGACTCGCGCAACTGGTAGTCCTCGCCGAGCACCCGGGGCAGGCGCACGATGGTGAAATCCAGAGCCGGCGATGATGCGGCAACGATCAACTCCGCGAGTGATTTTGACGCCGCATATGGATAGGGCGACACGCGGGGGTCGGTGACCCGCGGCGCGGTGACATCGGCACTGATGACGAACGTCGACAGGTGCACCAACCGCACATCCCGTTGCGCGCACACCTGCGCAACCGTGGAAACCAGCTCCACGTTGGCGGCCCGGAGGCCGCGGTAGGGCACCAGCACGTTGGTGTTGCCGATGCAGTTGATCAGGGACCGCGCGCCGGTGTCGCATATCAGGGCATCGAGATCCGCCGCGCCCAACGTTGCGCCGAGTTGTTCGATCCGGATCCCTTCGAGACCCCGCAGGGCCGACCAGGGGCCGTGCTCGGGGGGCTTTGACCTACTGGCCAAAACTATTTCCGGACAGGCTAGTCCGGCCTGCTTGCGTTCCAGGACGGCGCGGGCAAATCCGGTGCCGACAATTCCGGATGCCCCGAGCACGACGATTGGTGCCGCGGCCCGGTCGTGCGGCGGCGGCTTGGCACCCAACGGCTGCGGGGTGCACTGGCTCCCCAACGACACCAGGTCACGCTCGATCGCGGCGGCCGTTTCAGCGTCGAGCCAACCATCGGTCGCGGGCGCGGCCGGGTTTGAGCCCAGGTCGCAAACCAGGTTCGCGGCGGTATCGGCACTGATCAGCTCCAGCACCGAGAGGTGCCGACCGAGATACCTGCGAGTGTCGGGCAGGATCCTGATGAGATCCAATGAGCCGATTCCCGCACCGAGTAGCGATGAGTCTGCAGCGAGGGGCCTTCCGAGGTGGCGACTCCACACGCGCGCGAGGCCGGCCGCGCTCTCGCCGGCCTCGGCGTCGCTTGGTACCGCGTCGGCGAGTTGCGGCAGTGTGTGCAGCCTTGCGCCATCGACCTTCCCATTGGGCTTGCGGGGGATACTCGGCACGGCGACAACAAAAAACGCGGGCACTCCCAGGCTTGCCAGGGTGAGCCCGATCCGTCCCGCGGTCGCGCCGTCCTCGGCGGCTTCGCGGGTCCGCTCGGTTTCGAACCACACCCCCAAACGGCCGTCATGAGGCTCGACGGCGACATCGCAGACCGTAGGGTCAGCGGTGATGCGCCTGGCGACCGCGGCGGTGTCGACCCGCTTGCCGGCGACTTTGACGATGGTGTCTTTGCGTCCGGCGAAGACCGG is from Mycobacterium marinum and encodes:
- a CDS encoding DUF2127 domain-containing protein translates to MTKREDHGVNRWELLVCSVTGHATYAPDDRALADRLSADTELGEVWRCLRCGDFTLGAPRGRGHPEDAPLIMRGKALRQAIIIRTLAVERLFRAMVLGLAAWAVWEFRGARGAIQTTLDRDLPIFRAAGFKVDQMFVVQELEKALAAKPSTLALITFMLAAYAVLQVVEGVGLWLLKRWGEYFAVVATSVFLPLEIHDLARGITMTRVVTFSINVAAVLYLLISKRLFGLRGGRKAYDEELHGEQLLDLERAAMVT
- a CDS encoding PaaI family thioesterase — translated: MPDEWPGTDFDLLESVYGPLTASIRRLIDVSIRTQADPATVTASMAKIDSAAEELSDALHPGGFGVQLTPEGETVAWGNVVVGVRNPVAPPLSIHHEPDGLVWSEFTLGAAYEGPPGHVHGGVCSMILDHVLGATAHLPRRPAYTGTLTLRYRRGTVLGRPLRAEGRVERIEGVKTFSVGHIADESGITVEAEGIFIQSKQIRA
- a CDS encoding SDR family oxidoreductase; translated protein: MGTYAITGSASGMGNATASRLREAGHRVIGVDLDGADVVADLSTRQGRLRAASDVIAACDGRLDGAVLAAGLGPSPGPGRLHRIAQVNYLGVVELLQAWRPALAAAERAKAVVIASNSTTTVPMVPRRSVRALLDHDADKAVRAVRLFGRAAPSLMYAASKIAVSHWVRRQAVLPEWAGSGVRLNALAPGAIMTPLLAEQLSDPTQAKAVRSFPIPVGGFGEVTHMADWICFMLSDSADFLCGSVVFVDGGSDAYFRADDWPRPVPARRLPGYLLKFRRGSRTTVR
- a CDS encoding TetR/AcrR family transcriptional regulator, producing MGSTASTTAPHSPQQKVRAAQRLRTRARVFDAAVAEIGRRGLAGADVAAIAAAAGVARGTFYFHFPTKEHVLVELERAEELAIVAKLRDPTTDSTDLVSVLSSLAHQVVAVERRLGPLVFRDMLGLHFAPTRPVEDQLGEHPLAEFVIETIAQAQRADRVPPDADAGELGVIFLTGLFALLATGATTPDARTALLNRFVTTVVHGMEAR
- a CDS encoding 5'-methylthioadenosine/adenosylhomocysteine nucleosidase, whose translation is MTIGVICAIPQELAYLRTNLVAADQQEIAQICFYAGQLGDRRVVLTAAGMGKVNAGLVATLLADRFDCHTVIFTGVAGGLDPALSIGDIVIADRVVQHDCGLLTDDGLQPYQPGHVPFIKPTEQLGYRVEPELLDRVKHRLEDFTLPALSAAAGGGARPPRINYGTILTGDQYLHSARTRDQLYNDFAGMAIEMEGGALAQVCESFAIPWLVIRALSDLAGAGSGLDFNRFVDEVSVSSARILLHLLSVVD
- a CDS encoding SRPBCC family protein; its protein translation is MVDTDAPLPDRSERVVSATREIAAGAAQIFELIADPSRQPDWDGNDNLAHCAAGQRVHQVGDVFRMTLTLGSVRENHIVEFTEARLIAWRPSELGKTPPGHLWRWELTPISDTRTLVTHTYDWTELSDPARFPRARATTTVQLRASLDRLAGHAEAAAAGD
- a CDS encoding SDR family NAD(P)-dependent oxidoreductase is translated as MALPPPGKDRAAIVTGASSGIGEEFARILSQRGYQVVLVARSADRLEALAGRLGSDTHPLPADLSVRSDRAGLVDRVAALGLVPDILINNAGLSTLGPVAKSVPEQELNLVEVDVAAVVDLCSRFLPAMVERGRGAVLNVASVAGFAPLPGQAAYGAAKAFVLSYTHSLRGELHGSGVSVTALSPGPVDTSFGDVAGFTKQETESLPKIMWKSVDQVAQAGIDGLAAGKAVVVPGLANRISAELIRVTPPDWMGSIMARIHPAMKRQ
- a CDS encoding RND family transporter, whose protein sequence is MIRTLAVPIILFWLAVVVLLSVFVPSLEVVGQERSVSLSPTDAPSVVALNRIGHVFNEGETDSVAMIILEGDKPLGDDAHKFYDGLIRKLRADKKHVLSIQDFWGDPLTAAGAQSNDGMAATVQVSLAGKQGELLANESVEAVRKIVDATPAPPGVKAYVTGGPAMAADLHKSGDRSMAKITLTTVAVILIMLLFVYRSPVTVFLLLVTVGLELTAARGAVALLGHSGLIGLSTFAVSLLTSLAIAAGTDYGIFIVGRYQEARQAGEDRESAFYTMYRGTAHVILGSGLTISAATFCLSFTRMPYFQTLGIPCSVGMLVALLVALTLAPAVLVVGGRFGAFDPKRVLQVRGWRRVGTAIVRWPLPILAVTCAVALVGLITLPGYRPSYNDRAYLPSFIPANQGLAVADRHFSQARINPEILMIESDHDMRNPTDFLVLDKLAKGIFRVPGISRVQAITRPSGTTMDHTTIPFRLSMQNAGQVQSLHYQRARMNDLLTQADEMAKTIALTRRMYELSSQLADNTHRMVGDTIEMQQITNELRDKIADFDDFWRPIRSYLYWEKHCYDIPNCWTFRSLFDALDGLDQIDEKLDVMVGDLENVDRLMPQMTETFPPMIESMEHIRTMMLTMHSTMSGMVDQMTELSENANAMGKAFDTAKNDDSFYLPPEVFENADFKRAMGSFLSPDGHAARFIILHRSDPASASGIASIDKIRTAAEESLKGTPLENATIYLAGVGAIFKDVSEGAKWDLLIAGIASLCLIFVIMLILTRALVAAGVIVGTVAISLGASFGLSVLLWQHIIGMPLHWLVIAMSVIVLLAVGSDYNLLLVSRFKQEIPAGINTGIIRSMGGTGKVVTNAGLVFAFTMASMVVSDVRMIGQVGTTIGLGLLFDTLVVRAFMTPAIAALLGRWFWWPLRVRSRPDRRAIQRTAESDTEPAPVESAPATAGS